The Coregonus clupeaformis isolate EN_2021a chromosome 8, ASM2061545v1, whole genome shotgun sequence genome has a segment encoding these proteins:
- the LOC121572081 gene encoding chromatin accessibility complex protein 1 produces the protein MSGNNVEEKVNHASNSKGISLPMTRVKLIMKSSPDVSSINQEALLLTTKATELFVQHLALSSFNNGSGKDKTLSYSDLANTVEETETFQFLTDILPKKILVRDYLKLLEENPIEEADN, from the exons ATGTCTGGCAACAACGTGGAAGAGAAAGTGAATCATGCATCTAACAGCAAAGGCATCTCTCTTCCAATGACTCGTGTAAAACTGATCATGAAAAGTTCTCCCGACGTCTCAAGCATCAACCAAGAGGCTCTTCTCCTCACCACCAAAGCAACA GAACTGTTTGTTCAGCACCTAGCTCTCTCCTCGTTCAACAATGGATCAGGGAAAGACAAGACACTCTCGTACAGTGATCTGGCCAATACTGTTGAGGAGACAGAGACTTTTCAGTTTCTCACAG ATATCCTACCAAAGAAGATCTTGGTTCGGGATTACCTGAAGCTTCTAGAGGAAAATCCAATTGAGGAAGCAGACAATTGA